The Saccharothrix violaceirubra genome segment CGAGCAGGTTCACGCCCCGGGCCTGGAGCAGGGCCAACGCGGCACGGGTGCGCTCGCCCGGTGACAGGGACGCGGCCGGGCGCAGGACGTGGTCGGCCTTGAGGCCGAACTTCGCCAGCAGGGTGCGGACGTCGGCCGGCGCCAGGTCGGGCACGGCCGCGCAGAACGCGTCGACCAACGCCTCCCCGCCCAGGAACAGGCCGCGGGCCTGGTCGATCTCGCCGACCACCACGCCCGGCCCCAGCGACGCCGTGCCCGCCGCCGGCTCCACGCGCCCCAGCAGCGCGGCCAGCAGGGTGGACTTGCCCGAACCGTTCGCGCCGGTGATCGCGACCCGGTCCGCCCAGTCGACCTGGAGGTCGACCGGTCCGAGCGTGAACGTGCCGCGCTCCACCACCACCGACCGCAGGACCGCCACCACCGCGCCGGACCGGGGCGCGGCGGCGATCTCCATCCGCAGCTCCCACTCCTTGCGCGGCTCGTCGACGACCTCCAGGCGTTCGATCAGCCGCTCGGTCTGCCGGGCTTTGGCCGCCTGCTTCTCGGTGGACTCGGTGCGGAACTTGCGACCCACCTTGTCGTTGTCGGGCGCCTTGCGGCGGGCGTTCTTCACGCCCTTCTCCATCCACGCGCGTTGCGTACGGGCGCGGTCCTCCAACGACGACCTGGTCGACGCGTACTCCTCGTACTCCTCGCGGGCGTGCCGACGGGCCACCTCGCGCTCCTCCAGGTACGACTCGTACCCGCCGCCGTACGTGCGCACCTGGTTCTGCGCCAGGTCGAGTTCGACGACGCGGGTCACGGTGCGGGCCAGGAACTCGCGGTCGTGCGACACCACGACCGCGCCCGCGCGCAACCCGGCCACGAACCGCTCCAGCCGGGCCAGGCCGTCGAGGTCCAGGTCGTTGGTCGGCTCG includes the following:
- a CDS encoding ABC-F family ATP-binding cassette domain-containing protein, yielding MSATLVAKGLAAGHGDRVLFSDLDLVVAPGDVVGLVGVNGAGKSTLLRTLAGLLPAESGVIRLSPTTATVGHLPQEPERRPGESVRDFLARRTGVAAAQAELDRTTALLAEGRDEGYSEALERWLALGGADLTERADEVAADLGLTVNLDQAMTSLSGGQAARAGLASLLLSRYDVFLLDEPTNDLDLDGLARLERFVAGLRAGAVVVSHDREFLARTVTRVVELDLAQNQVRTYGGGYESYLEEREVARRHAREEYEEYASTRSSLEDRARTQRAWMEKGVKNARRKAPDNDKVGRKFRTESTEKQAAKARQTERLIERLEVVDEPRKEWELRMEIAAAPRSGAVVAVLRSVVVERGTFTLGPVDLQVDWADRVAITGANGSGKSTLLAALLGRVEPAAGTASLGPGVVVGEIDQARGLFLGGEALVDAFCAAVPDLAPADVRTLLAKFGLKADHVLRPAASLSPGERTRAALALLQARGVNLLVLDEPTNHLDLPAIEQLESALDSYNGTLLLVTHDRRMLEAVRTTRRLEVAAGRVTDL